From the genome of Natrinema marinum:
TCACTCGGTCGTGGGGCCGCTCCTCGACGACGCCCGCCGCGTCGACGGCCTCCGTCACCGCGCGGGAGTAAGCCCGAACGAGACCGCCGACGCCGAGGTTCGTTCCGCCGTAGTAGCGGGTGACGACGACGGCACAGTTCTCGATGTCCCGCTGTGTGAGGACGTGTAACGCCGGCTTGCCGGCCGAACCGGAGGGCTCGCCGTCGTCGCTCGAGTACTCACGCAGGAACTCGCCCTCGGTTCCGGTCCGGACGCGGTAGGCGGGGACGTTGTGGGTCGCGTCGGCGTACTCCTCGCTGACGGCGTCGACGAACGATTCGGCGGCGTCGACGCCGTCGACGGGCCGAACGTGGCCGATGAACTCCGACCCCTGGACGACGAACTCGGCGGTGGCGGGTTCGGCGACGGTCCGATAGGCACCGGTCACTGCCGGTCACCTCGGCCGTTCCGCCTCGCTCGCCTCCCGCCGTCCGTCTCGACGCTGCCCATGTCGGATGGGTACATCGGCCCGCGAAAAGAGACCGTCGGTCCCACCGCTCGGGGCGGACCACGAACGGACCGGCTCGTCTGACCGTCTCGCTGGGACCCTCACGCTATTGTTCCTCCGCGTATTGAATGGATATATGGACGGTGAGACTATCGATACCGAACTCGCGGACGAGATCCACAGCGTCTGTCGAACGACGGTGGGCGACGAACTACGCAGTATCACCTACTTCACCGAGGAGAACGTCGAACAGCTGTATCTCCGCTCGGACCTAGAGCAGACGGCGGATCTGATCGGCTTCGCGGACCACGAACGACTGGGTTTTCACTCCCAGTCGGCCTACCGGAACACGCAACTCGGCGAGTATCAGGCGACGATTCGGATGTTCGAGAACGGCTTCCTCTCGCGGGTCATTCGGGGCCCCCACGGCGTCTGGGTGACGACCGACGACATGTCGATCGAGCGCTTCGAGGAACTGACAAGCGCCCTCGAGTCGGTCCTCGACGAGTTCGCGGACACCGTCGACGTCGAGGGCGAGAGCGGGGACGCCTGATCGTCGGCGTCACTGGATTTCGATCTTCCGGACGAACTCGAGGTCGCGAATTGCGGTGATCACGCCGCCCGAGAGCTCCTCGTCGGTGATCAGGTAGAGCCGCGGCTCGTCGGTGAACTCGGGATCCTCGCTGATGGTCTGGCGGATCGAGATGCCGTGGTCGGCCAGCGTGCCCGTGATCTCGGCGACGATCCCCTCCTGTTCGGCGTCGTCGACGGCGATCGACAGCACGGTGAGATCCAGTACCGGCGCGAGATCCATCAGGCTCGGCACCTGCGAGATGTTCTGGAAGATGCGCCGCAACTCGGGATCCTCGAGGATAACGTCCGTCGTCGAGTCGACGACTCGGCGGTCGACGCCGATCTCGCGGGCGATCCCCGTGTTCGGAATCTCGATCCCGCCCGAGACGACCCGACCGTCGTCGTTGACCGAGAAGCCACGCTCGAGCAACAGGCGGATGACCGCCTGCTGGCTCGGCGACCCCTCGAATTTCTCCATGATCTCGTCGAACATTCGTCCGCGAGTGTACGCACGCCCGGATATAATGTTCGGTGGTCAGTCGCGGCTGGTCGTCCGCGACGACGGTCTCGTTTCGGAGATGGTCTGTCAGCCTGAAATTTTTATACACCGCCATTGATGGGGCAGCTATGCATGCACTCCAACGCTGTGACTTCTGTGGTGCCGACGCCGCTGGCGCGTTCGAAATCGTTCCCCCCGAACTCGAGCCGACCGAGGCCGAACAACGCCGCGTCGTCCTCTGTCTCGACTGCAAGGAGCGCCTCGAGGTACTGATCGACCCACTGCTCGCCCGCGCGGGTGCCGAGCACGACGCTACAGCCGACGAGCGCAATGTGGCCGACGGCGGCTCGAGGAGTACCAGCGCCGTCGTCGCCGCTGCCGACGACTCGACGCAATCGCCCGAGCGAACCCCCAATTCGAACGCGACCGTTTCCGAGCCCGATACGGAGCCGGAGACCGACGCCGCAGAGACCGCGGCCGAACCCGTTTCGGAGACAGCGGCTGACGCCGAGACCGAAGGCGACTCCGACGCCGAGACCGGCACCGACTCGAGCGGCGTCTCGCTGCTCGAGGAGGGGATCACCTTCGAACACGGTGACGAAGCGGCCGACACCGAGGTCGATGCGGACGCGGTCGCCGAGTTGGTCGCGGCGGCCGACGAGGAGATCGAGGCCGACGAGACAGACGACGACGAACACGATGAGGAGGCGTCGTCGGATGCCGAGTCGACCGACGCCCCGACGAGTCCGCCGTCGGCCTACGGCAAGGTCGTTCGGCTCCTTCGCAATCGCGAGTTTCCCATGCAGCGACGCGCCGTCGAAGAACTGGCCGCGGGAGCTTACGACCTCGAGGACCACGAGGTCGAAGCGGTCGTCGACTACGCGATCGAAGACGGCGAGTTCGTCGAGGAGCGCGAGATGCTCGAGCGGCCCTAACGGTGGCGGCTACAGCGTTCCTTTGGTGCTTGGCGTCCCTTCCCGACGCTCGTCGAGCCGCGTCGCGTCGTCGAGGCTGCGGGCGAGCGCCTTGAACAGCGCCTCGACCTCGTGGTGGGCGTTCTCGCCGTCGACCGCGAGGTGGAGCGTCAGCCCGGCGTTCATCGACAGCGATTCGCCGAAGTGACGCGCCATATCGCTGGTGAAGTCGCCGATCGACTCCTGGGAAAACGCACCGTCGAAATAAAAGCGCGGCCGGCCGCTCACGTCGACGACGATCTCCGCGACGGCCTCGTCCAGCGGCACTTTGCGGTCGGCGTACCGGACGATCCCCGCGCGATCGCCCAGCGCCTCGTCGAACGCCTCGCCGAGGACGATCGCCACGTCCTCGACCGTGTGGTGGTCGTCGATCTCGAGGTCGCCGTCGCACTCGATCTCGAGGTCGAACAGACCGTGCTTGGCGAACGACGTTAGCATGTGGTCGAAAAAGCCGATTCCGGTGTCGATCGCCGCCGCGCCCGACCCGTCGACCGCGAGCGTACACTCGATCGACGTCTCGGCAGTCTCGCGCGTGCGGGTCGCCGCTCGCTCGCTCATGGGATACTCATGCCGCCCCCGGTACAAGGGGGTTCCGCTCGTCGGCCTCGCCGCCACGGCGGACCCGTTTACGAGTCGGTCGATCGCCCTTCGGCGCACGACGGAGAAAAACCTCTCTAAATCGATTGTAAAACGTCTAAACGAACCTAAGACGGTATAAAATTGCTGTTACTCCCCGGTATCGGGCTGAAACGGACCGAAACGACGCCAATTTTCGACCCGTTATATGATCCGTGGGGTGAATGTCCCTCTCGAGACGAGGTGTCCCGACCCGATGTCAAACCCCTCCCCCGTTTCGAACGAATCGATCGCTCCGTCGAGCCCTGAGGCGGAGCGCCAGCACCGACTCCTCCGGTCGGTCAAAGGCCCCGCCCAGTTCCTGTCGTTCTGGGTCGCGATCGCCCTGCCCTTCGTGCATCTCCCCCTCCTCGCACAGGGGCTCGGCGATCCAACCGTCACGCTGACGTTTTTCGTCCTCCTGGCGGTCAACGTCTTCGCGCTCTACCTCGGACACGGCTACAACCGCTGACTCGTCTCGTCGGTCCGACGACCGAACGCTGTGCCCTCCGCCCGTCCGTTCGGTTCCGTCGGAGCCGCCCGAGCGTCCCGTCTCGACCTACTCGTCTTCGCCGACCGCGTCCTGTGCCGCCGCGAGCGTGAGGTTCCCCTCGTAGAGCGCGCTACCGACGACGACCGCGGCCGCGCCGGCGTCCGCGAGCGCGTGCACGTCCTCGAGCGTGGCCACGCCGCCGCTGGCGATCACTGGAATATCGGTCGCCGCGACCAGGTCACGGACCGGTTCGGTTGCGACCCCCTCGAGCCGACCTTCGACGTCGACGTTCGTAAAGAGGATCGCGGCGGCGCCCAGATCCGCGTACCGCTCGGCGGCCTCGACGGGCGAGAGTCCCGCGCTCTCGGTCCAGCCCTCGACGACGACCTCCCCGTCTTTCGCGTCGAGGCTGACGACGACGCTATCCGGGTGTCGCTCGCTGATCTCGGCGACGATGTCGGGGTTTTCGACCGCCGCGGTGCCGAGGATGACGCGGTCGACGCCGCGCTCGAGCAGGTCGAACGCCTCCTCGGCGGTGCGAATCCCACCGCCGAGTTGCGTCGGTACGTCGACGGCGTCGACCACCGCGTCGATCGCGTCGGCGTTCTCGCGTTCGCCCTCGAACGCGCCGTCGAGGTCGACCAGATGGAGCGTCTCCGCACCGGCGTCGATCCATCGGCGAGCGGCCTCGACGGGCTCGCCGTAGGTCTTCTCCGTGCCGCGCTCGCCCTGAACGAGCTGGACGACGTCGCCGTCCTGTACGTCGACCGCCGGAATCACCTCGAACGCCTCGAGTCCGCCGCCTCCGTCGCTCGCATCGGTGTTCATATCCCTGTAGGGGAGCCCGCTGCGAGTAAAGGCGACGGTTTCGGCGAACGACCATCGCCGACACACTGTATCCACACTCGACAGAATCGTTACAAGTGTGGTCGGTGTGGATCGTCCCATGCCGCTGCCGGCGTGCGTTTTCATCGCACAGGCGACTGTCACTCGACCCGAACTGACGACGGATGCGCTCGTCGTCTTCGGCGTCGTCGTCCTCGCCCTCGTCCTGTTTCTCACCGAGCGCCTGCCGATCGACGTGACCGCGATCTTGCTGATCGTGGTGCTGGTCGTTCTGGAACCCTGGACGGGCGTCGATCCCGAAACCGGCATCTCGGGCTTTGCGAACGAGGCGACGATCACGGTTCTCGCCATGCTCATCCTGAGCGGCGGGATCAGCCGGACCGGCGTCGTTCAGGAACTCGGCCGGCGGATGGCGGCGTTCGCTGGCGACAGCCTCCGCAAACAGCTGTTCGCGACCGTCGCGGCGACCAGCCCGGTCTCCGGCTTTCTGAACAACACGCCGGTCGTCGCGCTGCTGGTGCCGGTCGTTACCGACGTGGCCAACCGCGGGAACACGTCGCCCTCGAAGCTCTTGATCCCGCTCTCCTACGCCTCGCAGATGGGTGGGATGCTCACGCTCATCGGTACCTCGACGAACATTCTCGCGAGCGACGTCAGCGCCCGCCTCGGCTCTCAGTACCCCGAACTTCACCGATTCTCGATGTTCGAATTCACTGGCCTCGGCGCTATCGTCGTCGTCGTCGGCTCGCTCTATCTGATCTTCGTCGGCCACTACCTGCTTCCCGAGCGGGTTCCGCCCAATGCCGACTACCTCGAGGAGTACAAGGTCGGTGACTATCTCGCCGACTTGGCCATCATTCCGGGATCGCCGTTGGTGGGCGAGACGGTCCGCGACGCGACGGAATCGCTTGGCCCGGAGATCGACGTCGTGCAGGTGATCCGTGATGAGGTACGGTCGGTCGCCCCCCGACAGGCGACTCCTCTCCGCGA
Proteins encoded in this window:
- a CDS encoding IMPACT family protein — protein: MTGAYRTVAEPATAEFVVQGSEFIGHVRPVDGVDAAESFVDAVSEEYADATHNVPAYRVRTGTEGEFLREYSSDDGEPSGSAGKPALHVLTQRDIENCAVVVTRYYGGTNLGVGGLVRAYSRAVTEAVDAAGVVEERPHDRVTITVEYDDSGTVRSILESEGYEFDAEYETAVTFDVRVPLAESAALRDRLRSATSGRADLA
- a CDS encoding DUF7522 family protein, with product MDGETIDTELADEIHSVCRTTVGDELRSITYFTEENVEQLYLRSDLEQTADLIGFADHERLGFHSQSAYRNTQLGEYQATIRMFENGFLSRVIRGPHGVWVTTDDMSIERFEELTSALESVLDEFADTVDVEGESGDA
- a CDS encoding amino acid-binding protein, which gives rise to MFDEIMEKFEGSPSQQAVIRLLLERGFSVNDDGRVVSGGIEIPNTGIAREIGVDRRVVDSTTDVILEDPELRRIFQNISQVPSLMDLAPVLDLTVLSIAVDDAEQEGIVAEITGTLADHGISIRQTISEDPEFTDEPRLYLITDEELSGGVITAIRDLEFVRKIEIQ
- the hisB gene encoding imidazoleglycerol-phosphate dehydratase HisB, with the translated sequence MSERAATRTRETAETSIECTLAVDGSGAAAIDTGIGFFDHMLTSFAKHGLFDLEIECDGDLEIDDHHTVEDVAIVLGEAFDEALGDRAGIVRYADRKVPLDEAVAEIVVDVSGRPRFYFDGAFSQESIGDFTSDMARHFGESLSMNAGLTLHLAVDGENAHHEVEALFKALARSLDDATRLDERREGTPSTKGTL
- the hisA gene encoding 1-(5-phosphoribosyl)-5-[(5-phosphoribosylamino)methylideneamino]imidazole-4-carboxamide isomerase; protein product: MNTDASDGGGGLEAFEVIPAVDVQDGDVVQLVQGERGTEKTYGEPVEAARRWIDAGAETLHLVDLDGAFEGERENADAIDAVVDAVDVPTQLGGGIRTAEEAFDLLERGVDRVILGTAAVENPDIVAEISERHPDSVVVSLDAKDGEVVVEGWTESAGLSPVEAAERYADLGAAAILFTNVDVEGRLEGVATEPVRDLVAATDIPVIASGGVATLEDVHALADAGAAAVVVGSALYEGNLTLAAAQDAVGEDE